The region AGCGAAGCGCAGCCATAGACGGGAAGCGCCGCGGCGAGAACGGCGGTCGCAGCGTAGGTAATACGCGATTTAGTCGTGGCTGTCCGCGTCACCGCCTGGCCGGCGAGGAGCGATCGCGGATCTCATAGACGGTTTGTATCGCTCTCCGAAAGTGCTCGATAAGCCGTCTAAATCGGGGTAACAGTTTCTTACAGTTCGATTCGTGCGCTGGCCCAAGTCTGACGTGTGCGAATACCGGACTATCGTTCGCGGCCGCACACGTGCGACCCGTGCGTGTTGGTCCGAAAATGATCACCCGGAACGCTCTCGGCGCCCGAGCGCCGGCTGACGAGCCGATCGAGCGTCTCGAATGACCGAAATCGGGCCTCGTCTCGGAGTCGAACGTTAGTCTATGGAGACGGTCTTCGGTTCGCGCTCCGCCTGGCCGCCGTCAGCGAGGTCCTCGAGTGCCAGCATGACGTTCCACTTGTTCGACTTCCAGAAGGCGTCGAAGAGGACGCCGATGATCGGGACGGAGCCGCCGATGGTGTCGACGGCGACGTTCGCGAGCATGCGAAGGAGCGTCGACTGAGAGACGCCCATTCGGGCGGACTCGGCGACGATGTACAGCGAAACGATCGACGCTGCGCTGTCGCCGACCCCCGGGAGGATGCCGACGATCGGATCGAGTCCGAATCGGAAGTTCGTGCCGGGAACTCGCATCCCTTCGTCGAGGATGCGCGCGGAGACGCGCATTCGTTCGAGCGCCGCTTCGTCGACCGTACTGGGAAGGTCGCCCTCGAACTCTTCGAGCGCCGAACTGACGTTGTCGGCTGCGCCGGTAGCCATACGATACGATCGGATGCCTGCGCGGATAAGCCCGGGGGCGGCCGTGGCAAGCGGTCGGGACATCCATATCGGACGCTCGGTCCGAGCCATCGCGAGAAGGTTAATCGATGCGTGCGCGCAGTTCGATCCTGCCGATCGTCATCGCGCCACCGATTCATCGCGAACTACTGTGAGCGCGGTGTGGCTGATCGGCGCGTTCGAGACGAACCGACTCCGTGCGATGACGGCGGTCCCACCGTCCGCGGGTCGGGTCGACGACGAGTTTCCGCGGACGAGCGGATCCTTCCCGTCGCGTTTCCGCCTGGTCCCCCTTCGTCGAAATCGAGTGTGGATGTCCGTCGCGGCCGACGGTTACCGAACGGGGTTCCGTTTTCGATGTATTTCACATTCGACTACTGTTGTCGGCGACGAGTGGCTTTTATACCGCGAGTAACTACGGGCTAATACACGATTGACCGATCAACGATAGCAATGCAGACGGATCTCACACCCGCCGACGGCACGACCGACCCCCAGTACGACCAGACCAACGACCGCTACGTCTTCCACCACGACAGCGACGGGACGGCGGCTCTCACGACGACGATCGTACACGCACTCGCGTCGATCGCGGACACCGACGTCTCGCAGGGCGAGTTCTCCCTGTACGATAGCGTCGATCCGGATGCACTCGATCGCATCTTCAGTCCCAAAGCGGACGGTGCCGACCGGACGGGCGGTCACATCGCCTTTACCGCCCTGGAACACGAGGTGTACGTCTACGCGAACGGCGACATCATCATCTACCCGCCCGCGGAGACGCCCCGCACTCCGACGACGAACTGAGGACTGACGGCGGTCGCTGTTCTCCCCTGCATCGCCGCCGACGTGTGAGCCGCGCGTCAGCGCGTACAGCGACACCGATAGATCGCGTCGTCGCCGTTCCAAGCGGTCGATAGGACCGGCATCTGTCGACGTCCGGCCGAACGACCCACGCATGGCACATATTTACACCCCTGGCAGTCGTCGGTACCGGGTATGACGGTAATCGCACTACTGAGCGTCGCACCGGTGATCGAGGACAGCATGGCGGGCGAGATCGCGAAGGCCGTCGACGCCCTCGAGGAGTACGACGTTACCTACGAGACGAATCCGATGGGGACTGTGATCGAGGCCGAGTCGGCCGACGAACTGTTCGCAGCCGCCCAGGCGGCCCACGAGGCCGTCGACGCCGACCGAGTGAGCACCGTCCTGAAGATCGACGACAAGCGAACGCGCGACGTCTCCGCACAGGAGAAGGTTGACGCCGTCGAAGAACAGCTCGGCCGCCCGGCGACGAACCGCGAAGACTGAGCGCGAGACGCGTCCTAGTCGTCGTTCCCGTCGGCTCGTCGGTGGGATCGCCAGGCGCGTGACCAGACGGACCGAAGATAGCTAGTTCTCGAACCGACCGTAACGAAGAGCGACCGCACGTGCGGTTGTCCAGTCGCGATCGGTCACAGCGGCGTGACCGGGTTTCGAATCGGTTCTCGGTTCGATGGCCGTTCCGGAGATCCGAACGGCCTCGCGACGGGTCTTCGATTCCTGATTACTGACCGGGAACCTGCGTGTCCGGTGCGTCGGCGTCCGGACTGATCGTGGACTGGATCGCGTGCAGGCCGGCGGTGGCGACCAGCGCGCCGCCTTGGATCAGCAGGTCGGGGTGGACCATCGCCACGACGCCGAGCGCGAAGAAGCCGACCCGCGTGCCGGCGGTGGTGGATCGACTGAGGGGGAACCGGAAGTTGATCCCGTGGATGATCACCAGCGCGCCGATCAGGGCCAGGCCGCCCGCGGTGAGCGACGTGATGCCGAACGTCCCGGAGACGAGCTCCGGGTGGTAGATGAACGCGAAGGGAAGCACGTACAGCGGCGCGGAGATCTTCAGCGCTTCCTTGCACGTCTCCCAGAAGTCTGCGTCGGCAATCCCGCAGGCGACCGCGGCGCAGGTGGCGATCGGCGGGGTCAGGCCCGCAAGGATCGCCGCATAGAACACGAAGAAGTGTGCGGAGAGGTCGGGCAGGCCGAACTGACCGGTCAGCGACGGCGCGACCAGCAGCGCCACGACGGTGTACGCCGCCGTGGTGGGCATGCCCAGGCCGAGCAGGATGCAGATGGCCATTGAGAGGACGGCCGCGACGATCAGGATCCCGCCGGAGAGGTTCATCATCGCGAGCGAGATCGACGTCGGGACGCCGGTGGTCATCAGGATGTCGACGACGCCGTTGATCGCCGCGAGGATGATCGCGACCGGCGCGAGGACGACGACGCCCTCGCGGGCTCCGTCGACGGTGCGCTTCCCAACATCGAGTAGCTCAGCGACCAGGTCCCGTCCCTCGTAGGCGGCCTTGGCGAGAGGGAACAGTACACCGGTGGCGATCATCGACGCCGAGGTCCACAGCGCGGCGGTGCCGACGGTGTAGCCGAGCACGCCGAGTACGTAGATGAGGACGGCAAGCGGAATGAGGAACTTGATGCCGTCGTAGACGAACTCGCCGGCCGGTTTCTCCTCCTCGAAGAAGCCGTCCATCGTCGGATCGTCGATCTGGGGCGCCGCCACGTAGTGGACGGCCACCGTGATCGAGACGACGAGGATAACGGCAGGGATGAGCCCGGCGATCACGATGTCGACGTAGCTGATACCGGGGACGTCGACGAGGTTGGCCATGATGAACGCGGCCGCGCCCATCACGGGCGGCAGCACCTGACCGGAGGTCGAG is a window of Natrinema salifodinae DNA encoding:
- a CDS encoding DUF4112 domain-containing protein gives rise to the protein MATGAADNVSSALEEFEGDLPSTVDEAALERMRVSARILDEGMRVPGTNFRFGLDPIVGILPGVGDSAASIVSLYIVAESARMGVSQSTLLRMLANVAVDTIGGSVPIIGVLFDAFWKSNKWNVMLALEDLADGGQAEREPKTVSID
- a CDS encoding HalOD1 output domain-containing protein — encoded protein: MQTDLTPADGTTDPQYDQTNDRYVFHHDSDGTAALTTTIVHALASIADTDVSQGEFSLYDSVDPDALDRIFSPKADGADRTGGHIAFTALEHEVYVYANGDIIIYPPAETPRTPTTN
- a CDS encoding MTH1187 family thiamine-binding protein, which translates into the protein MTVIALLSVAPVIEDSMAGEIAKAVDALEEYDVTYETNPMGTVIEAESADELFAAAQAAHEAVDADRVSTVLKIDDKRTRDVSAQEKVDAVEEQLGRPATNRED
- a CDS encoding TRAP transporter permease, which codes for MHRSFESLLTVGSLVFWAIVALYAYDELALLGGASRAKYGVAFLGGILLLYIVNEFVTVFEAENPFAAPDRRSAAMQYLSSVLLVASGLVVLATTVYMFTHFDAMYVGRRGTATGFQLVLGAVFTLTMIYLTWRSFGVTFLVVLLAGIGYGLFGESIPGILGHGGITPERMLRVLVLEIEGFFGSLNRLVAAWIALFLLYAGLLKAYGAFDLILRIAVRSAKYVSSGVAQTAVLASAVIGSVNGSQTANAGMTGSFTIPMMKENGIKPSTAGGIEAVASTSGQVLPPVMGAAAFIMANLVDVPGISYVDIVIAGLIPAVILVVSITVAVHYVAAPQIDDPTMDGFFEEEKPAGEFVYDGIKFLIPLAVLIYVLGVLGYTVGTAALWTSASMIATGVLFPLAKAAYEGRDLVAELLDVGKRTVDGAREGVVVLAPVAIILAAINGVVDILMTTGVPTSISLAMMNLSGGILIVAAVLSMAICILLGLGMPTTAAYTVVALLVAPSLTGQFGLPDLSAHFFVFYAAILAGLTPPIATCAAVACGIADADFWETCKEALKISAPLYVLPFAFIYHPELVSGTFGITSLTAGGLALIGALVIIHGINFRFPLSRSTTAGTRVGFFALGVVAMVHPDLLIQGGALVATAGLHAIQSTISPDADAPDTQVPGQ